The following proteins are encoded in a genomic region of Dialister hominis:
- a CDS encoding exodeoxyribonuclease III, which produces MKYISWNVNGLRACIKKGFMDAFHDLDADCFCLQETKLQPDQIELDLPGYHQYWNSAVKKGYSGTAIFSKKEPLSVTYGLGIEEHDQEGRLITADFGSHYLLCCYTPNSQRGLVRLDYRMKWETEMIAYMKRLSEEKPVILCGDLNVAHEEIDIANPASNHKNAGFTDEERSRMTELLSEGFTDSFRFKYPDKEKAYSWWSYFAKSRERNIGWRIDYFIVSNALKAHIEDAKIHPEIMGSDHCPVELDLDLD; this is translated from the coding sequence CTGAAATACATCTCTTGGAATGTCAACGGACTCCGGGCCTGCATCAAGAAAGGGTTCATGGACGCATTCCATGATCTGGATGCAGACTGTTTCTGCCTGCAGGAAACCAAGCTGCAGCCGGATCAGATCGAACTTGACCTGCCCGGATACCACCAGTACTGGAACAGCGCTGTCAAAAAAGGCTACAGCGGGACCGCGATTTTCAGCAAGAAAGAGCCTTTGTCCGTCACCTATGGACTAGGGATCGAGGAACATGATCAGGAAGGGCGTCTCATCACTGCCGATTTCGGATCGCATTATCTCCTCTGCTGCTACACGCCAAACAGCCAGCGCGGACTTGTCCGTCTGGACTACCGCATGAAATGGGAAACGGAAATGATTGCTTACATGAAGCGTCTTTCCGAAGAAAAGCCCGTCATCCTCTGCGGCGACCTCAATGTCGCTCATGAGGAAATCGATATCGCCAACCCGGCATCCAACCACAAGAACGCCGGATTCACCGACGAAGAAAGAAGCCGCATGACTGAGCTTCTGTCAGAAGGATTTACCGATTCCTTCCGCTTCAAGTATCCTGACAAGGAAAAGGCGTATTCCTGGTGGAGCTATTTTGCTAAATCCAGGGAAAGAAACATTGGATGGAGAATCGATTACTTCATCGTCTCCAATGCTTTGAAGGCGCATATCGAGGATGCAAAGATCCATCCGGAAATCATGGGAAGCGATCACTGCCCTGTCGAACTTGATCTTGATCTGGATTAA
- a CDS encoding ACT domain-containing protein codes for MKKIVVTVIGADRVGIVAGVTKELAKENINILDISQTILDGIFDMVLICDMENAKGSLKQVQDDMGELGRELGVDVRVQLADIFYAMHRI; via the coding sequence ATGAAAAAAATCGTGGTAACCGTCATTGGTGCCGACCGCGTCGGTATTGTTGCCGGCGTAACAAAGGAACTTGCAAAAGAAAACATCAATATTCTGGATATTTCCCAGACCATTCTGGATGGAATCTTTGATATGGTGCTGATCTGTGACATGGAGAACGCAAAGGGCTCCTTGAAACAGGTACAGGACGATATGGGAGAACTGGGCCGTGAGCTGGGCGTCGATGTCAGAGTGCAGCTGGCGGATATCTTTTATGCCATGCACAGGATCTGA